One Leptolyngbya sp. CCY15150 genomic window, CCATCGGCATCACGAGTTTGGGCTATCAAGTGGTGTGGGCAACCTTAGCCATGCGCCCCGATCTCCAGGTGAGCCGCCTGTTTACCGATGGTCATGATCCCCTACCTCAGCAGCCAGAACTCCTAGGGCTCTCCCTTTCTTGGGAGTTAGATTACGTAAATGTACTGACGCTGCTCGAATCCCTCGATCTGCCCATCTGGAGCCGCGATCGCTCCGCCCCTGCCCCGCTCATTTTTGGCGGCGGCCCCGTCCTCACGGCCAACCCCGAACCCTTTGCCGATTTCTTTGATGTCATCTTGCTGGGGGATGGAGAACTGCTGCTCGGCGATTTCATTGATGCCTACAAAGCCGTGCGCCACGCCGATCGCGCCACCCAACTGCGTCACCTCGCCCAGGTTCCCGGTGTCTATGTGCCCAGCCTCTACGCCGTCACCTACCACAGTGCTGATGGCGAGATTCAGGCGATCGCTCCCCTCGACAGCGACTTGCCTACCCAGGTGCAAAAACAAACCTATCGCGGTAATACCCTATCCACCTCCACCGTGGTTACCGAGAAAGCCGCTTGGGAAAACATCTACATGGTGGAAGTGGTGCGCAGTTGCCCAGAGATGTGTCGCTTTTGCCTGGCTAGCTACCTCACCCTGCCGTTTCGCACTCCTAGTCTAGAAGCCTCTCTAATCCCCGCCATTGATCGGGGGCTACAGGTCACCGATCGCCTGGGTCTTCTCGGAGCATCGGTCACCCAGCATCCCGAGTTCACCGATCTGCTCACCCATCTCAACCGTCCCCAGTACGACCACGTTCGCCTCAGCATCGCCTCCGTGCGCACCAACACGGTCACCCAGCACCTGGCGGAAACCTTGGTGAAGCACGACAGCCGCTCGATCACCATCGCTGTGGAAAGCGGTAGCGATCGCCTCCGGCAGATTGTCAACAAAAAACTACAAAACGATGAAATTGTGGAAGCTGCTATTCACGCTAAAGCTGGTGGACTGAGTAGCTTGAAACTTTACGGTATGGTCGGCATCCCCGGAGAAGAGCCGGAGGACATCGAGGCCACGGTGGCCATGATGCGATCGCTGAAACGCGCTGCTCCGGGGCTACGCCTCACCCTAGGCTGCAGTACCTTCGTGCCCAAGGCCCACACGCCTTTTCAGTGGTTTGGCGTCAACCGCCAGGCCGAGAAGCGCCTCAAATCTCTCCAGAAGCATCTGCGCCCCCAGGGTATGGAATTTCGCCCGGAAAGCTATAACTGGTCGGTGATCCAAGCGCTGATCTCCCGAGGCGATCGCCGCATTGCTCCCTTGCTGGAACGGGTGCGCCACTATGGCGATTCCCTGGGCAGCTACCGCCGTGCTTTTAAGGATCTGCGCGGTACGTTGCCGGATCTGGACTTTTACGTTCATGATCATTGGCGCACCGACCAAGTGTTGCCCTGGCAGCACATTCAAGGGCCCCTCCCCGTGGCTACGCTGGAGAAACATCTGGACAGCGCCACCGCTCTCTTTCCCAGCGCAGCTATATCGGAAACTAGGGACGCGATCGCTCCTTAAAAAACTTGCTCTACCCCTGCAGGCTTGAGGTTGATCAGTAGAAGAGTCGCAGGAGCGATCAAGACAGGTGTCAACGCAGGAGCGCTGGCACCAATGAATCAACGTCAATCAGCTCCTGAGGTATTGGACAGACAGAGATCCCAGGTGCAGCAATCCTAATGCTCAAAAATATTGGAATAGTGCATCAAATCTAAATCAGCAAAGGTGGGAATGCAGCGGAAACAATCCTGAGCGAGTTGCCAGCGACCCTCGCGCTTCAGCATCTCGATCAATTTCAGCCGTACGTCCACCAAATAGCGCACATCATTAGCGGCGTAGCGCAGTTGTGCCTCCGACAAGGTGCTGACCTTGCCCCAGTCAGAGCTTTGGGCAGTTTTATCCAGCTCCACCTGTTCCAATTCGGCCACCAAGGACTTCAAGCCATGCTGAGACGTGTAGGTGCGGGCTAGCTTGCTGGCAATCTTGGTGCAGAAAATCGGATTCACGGCGATCGCCAACTGATGCTGGAGCGCCGCCACGTCAAAACGAGCAAAGTGGAAAATTTTGGTAACCGAGACAGCTTCCATCAAGGTTTTCAGATTCGGAGCCTGCTGCTGCCCTTGGGCAATGCGCACCACCGAGCCCCGTCGCTGGGGATCACAAAGCTGCACCAAACAGAGGCGATCGCGCCAGGGCAACAGCCCCATGGTCTCGGTATCCACAGCGATCGCCTCCGCCTGCAGATACTGCTCTAGCAGGGCATCCGATAGATCCTCATCCAAAACCTGAAAGTCTGTAAAATCCACCGTGGTGCCCACCATACCTATCCTTCCATTGCTATATGCGCCGCGATCGCCCTAGTACTCCGAGGCGTAAGTGACCCGCCTATGTGCTGAGGCGGGAAACTTTGTGTGTCCTAGAATTCCTTTGCGTTGTTCTGTCTTCGTTCTTCTATCTTGCGGTACTAGGGCGTTGGCAAGTCATCCACAG contains:
- a CDS encoding radical SAM protein, which codes for MTAVWTAERLLFEPAVPHEDAIATIFAFPNEYTIGITSLGYQVVWATLAMRPDLQVSRLFTDGHDPLPQQPELLGLSLSWELDYVNVLTLLESLDLPIWSRDRSAPAPLIFGGGPVLTANPEPFADFFDVILLGDGELLLGDFIDAYKAVRHADRATQLRHLAQVPGVYVPSLYAVTYHSADGEIQAIAPLDSDLPTQVQKQTYRGNTLSTSTVVTEKAAWENIYMVEVVRSCPEMCRFCLASYLTLPFRTPSLEASLIPAIDRGLQVTDRLGLLGASVTQHPEFTDLLTHLNRPQYDHVRLSIASVRTNTVTQHLAETLVKHDSRSITIAVESGSDRLRQIVNKKLQNDEIVEAAIHAKAGGLSSLKLYGMVGIPGEEPEDIEATVAMMRSLKRAAPGLRLTLGCSTFVPKAHTPFQWFGVNRQAEKRLKSLQKHLRPQGMEFRPESYNWSVIQALISRGDRRIAPLLERVRHYGDSLGSYRRAFKDLRGTLPDLDFYVHDHWRTDQVLPWQHIQGPLPVATLEKHLDSATALFPSAAISETRDAIAP
- a CDS encoding ribonuclease H-like domain-containing protein, which gives rise to MDFTDFQVLDEDLSDALLEQYLQAEAIAVDTETMGLLPWRDRLCLVQLCDPQRRGSVVRIAQGQQQAPNLKTLMEAVSVTKIFHFARFDVAALQHQLAIAVNPIFCTKIASKLARTYTSQHGLKSLVAELEQVELDKTAQSSDWGKVSTLSEAQLRYAANDVRYLVDVRLKLIEMLKREGRWQLAQDCFRCIPTFADLDLMHYSNIFEH